CTGATAAACGGTACTTTCGACTGGGCATACGAAGAGGAATTCAGCTGCCGCGATGGTTTTCGCTGGAGTCCTGATAGTAAGTCAATCGCCTACTGGCAGATCGACGCGACCAGGATCAGGGACTTCCTTATGATCGATAATACAGATTCTATTTATTCATATACCGTTCCGGTAGAATATCCAAAGGCAGGCGAAAGTCCTTCTGCCTGTCGTGTGGGCGTAGTAGATATTGCCACCGCAAAGACCACCTGGCTGCAGGTGCCCGGCGATGCGCAACAACACTACATTCCCCGTATGGAATGGTTGCCCGGCAAAAATGAGCTCATCCTGCAACAGCTAAACCGTAAGCAGAATGAAAGCATTCTTTTTCTCGCTAACGCTGCTACCGGCAAAGCCACCTCTTTCTATAAAGAAAAAGACTCTGCCTGGATCGATGTAAAATCCAGCTGGGACCGCGATATCAGTGGCTGGGATTGGTTGGCCAACGGACAATCTTTTGTATGGGTCAGTGAAAAAGACGGTTGGCGTCACCTCTACAAGGTAGACCTGAAAGGGAAAGAGCAACTGATCACTCCGGGTAATTACGATGTGATCAACCTGCTGAAAGTAGATGAAGCGCACAAAGTGGCTTACATCCTCGCATCTCCTGACAATGCTACCCAGCAGTACCTGTACAAGGTATCGATGGATGGTAAAAGCGCGCCTGAAAGGATCTCTCCGTTGTCAGAAGAAGGGATGCATACTTATGAAATTTCTCCTGATGCACAATATGCATTACATAGTTTCTCAAACCACTACTATCGTAACCAGGAAGAAGTGGTGAAACTAGCTACACACAATACCGGTGAAGGAGAAACAATCTATAAAGATATTATCAGCTCCCGTCGTATCAATAAACAGGAGTTCTTCAATGTCACTACCGAGGATGGGGTGACGATGACCGGTTGGATGGCGAAGCCTAACAACTTTGACTCTACGAAAAAATACCCTGTTGTATTTTATGTATATGGTGAACCGGCTGGTGCTACTACGCTGGATTCATATGGTGCTGGATACAATCACCTGTACAATGGCGATATGGCGGCAGATGGTTACATCTATGTGTCTATGGACAACAGGGGTACGCCACAACCAAAAGGCAGAACCTGGCGCAAGTCAATCTATCGTAAGGTTGGTGTGCTGAATGCCCGTGACCAGGCTATGGGAGCGAAGGAATTGTTCAAAGAACACCGTTATATGGACACTTCCCGTGTTGCCGTATGGGGTTGGAGTGGTGGTGGTTCAATGACACTGAACCTCATGTTCCAGTATCCTGAAATTTATAAAACAGGTATTGCGATTGCGGCAGTTGGTAACCAGCTGACTTACGATAATATTTACCAGGAGCGATACATGGGATTGCCTGAAGAAAACAGGGAAGATTTTGTAAAGGGATCACCGATCACCTATGCGAAAAACCTGCGTGGTAACCTGTTGTATATACATGGTACAGGTGATGACAACGTACATTATCAGAATGCGGAGATGCTGCTGAATGAGCTGATCAAATACGATAAGATCTTCCAGTTCATGGCGTATCCAAATCGTACGCATGGTATCAGTGAAGGGGAAGGTACCAGAAGACATTTATCTACTTTGTATACTAATTATTTGAAAGAACATTGTGCGCCGGGCGCCAGGTAATTTAATTTATGTCAAGAAGTAAAATCTTTGGACTGTTATCAGTCGTTGTAGTCATTGTGTGCACATTCCTGCCATGGATCACAGTAGTGTTGGAGGGCAAGGAACTGGTTTTTACCGGGTTGCGGACCTATGGTTCCAATTTCGGGGAGCCGGGGAAAGTGAATGTATTCTTTGCGGGGGTGATAGGGGTATTGTTTATGCTAAAGGGGAAGATGCCTCCAAGGTTCAATTTATTTTTGGCGGCGTTTCTGGCGGCATGGACGTTTAGGAACCTGTTGTTGTTTAGCAGGTGTGAGATGGGGGTGTGTCCGGACAGGCATATTGCATTGTTCCTGTCTTTTGTAGCGGCATTGGGAGCGTTTGTCAGTGTGTTGTTTACGACTGATGGGAAGGCGGATAAGAAGGATGATTCGGTTACGATCTGATACAAGCGGCGGGGAATTTCCGATGAAGTGGAATTGAGAGTGTTTGTCAGTGTGTTGTTTACGACTGATGGGAAGGCGGGTAAGAAGGATGATTCGGTTACGATCTGATACAAGCGGCGGGGAATTTCCGATGAAGTGGAATTGAGAGTGTTTGTCAGTGTGTTGTTTACGACTGATGGGAAGGATGGTAAGAAGGATGCTTAGGTAAAGCTTCAGTGAAGGCCCGAAATGAGTGGCAGGAAATTTCCGATTCAAAGATAGATTCATATTGTGATCGGTAACGGTACTATCGTAGTAGATTATTTCCGTTACCGATACCATTGAAATCAAAGACTAGCGGAAGATCATGGCCATGATCCATGCGCCAAAATACACCGCACTTGTGTAGCCGATATTCCGTAAGATAACTGGCAAAGCCGGCTGGCTGGTCATTTTGGACTTTATAAAACTAAATACTATCATCAATACAAAACAGAAAGTAACACTGTTCTGTGCTGCCCGATAGAAATTCTCATTTTTCAGATAAGGGAGCAGGGGCAGAATGCCTCCCACCAGGAAAAAGATCCCTGTAATCACTGCACTCAGCAGTGCACGACCCAGATTAAAATGGGTCACTTGCACCTGTTCTTCCTGTAATGTATTTTCCCAGTCATTTGCATCTTTTTCCATTTCGCTGGCAATGTCTGCGATAATGTGATGGCCTATTTCCAGGTCTTCCAGTTTCTGGCGCTCTTCGGCAGAGAGGGTGCCAACGTCATGCTGGGTATCGCCTTTGTTAGCATAAAAAGCAGTGATCATTACCAGCACACTGCCTACGAGCCAGATCAGGGTATTGATGGTATAGAATCGCTGTATAGTAATATTCAGGTCGTGTGACAGGAAGGTGGTGAAAAACAGTAATAGCAGGCCTTCCGGAAATCCTATGATGAAATCCGTTTTCCAACCAGTGCTGCGGATAGTTTTAATATTTTCGGACATGCAGTTTTGTGAGATTGTAGATGAGTCGTTTGCGACCATGCCTGAAGGTATTATTTCAGGAGCATGACTTAAAAAATAAGTTATCAAGGAATGTGCCTGACCTTACGAAATTCAGGAGCATGATTTAATGAAATAAGATATCAAGGAATGTGCCTGACCTTACGAAATTCAGGAGCATGATTTAATGAAATAAGATATCAAGGAATGTGCCTGACCTTACGAAATTCAGGAGCATGATTTAATGAAATAAGATATCAAGGAATATGCCTGACCTTACGAAATTCCAGCGCATGCCTGATTTTATATTCCTGGTGGAAGGAAACCTTTTCTGTCCTCATGCTCTCAGCTCCTATAATATTTCCAGGCTCTTACCTATGATCTCTAC
This Chitinophaga sancti DNA region includes the following protein-coding sequences:
- a CDS encoding S9 family peptidase; its protein translation is MRKFRFTNLFLVLTCLTAVTAVAQPGQSTKWSRDGQYIYEPSTSSIVAVKLSDGSQSEKIPARLLTQGGYPLRIRDFDFSADEKKLLVYTNARRVWRYDTRGDYYVLDLSNNSLKKVGTGLPESSLMFAKLSPDAKQVAYVSGHNLYVEDLATGMRKALTTDGTRRLINGTFDWAYEEEFSCRDGFRWSPDSKSIAYWQIDATRIRDFLMIDNTDSIYSYTVPVEYPKAGESPSACRVGVVDIATAKTTWLQVPGDAQQHYIPRMEWLPGKNELILQQLNRKQNESILFLANAATGKATSFYKEKDSAWIDVKSSWDRDISGWDWLANGQSFVWVSEKDGWRHLYKVDLKGKEQLITPGNYDVINLLKVDEAHKVAYILASPDNATQQYLYKVSMDGKSAPERISPLSEEGMHTYEISPDAQYALHSFSNHYYRNQEEVVKLATHNTGEGETIYKDIISSRRINKQEFFNVTTEDGVTMTGWMAKPNNFDSTKKYPVVFYVYGEPAGATTLDSYGAGYNHLYNGDMAADGYIYVSMDNRGTPQPKGRTWRKSIYRKVGVLNARDQAMGAKELFKEHRYMDTSRVAVWGWSGGGSMTLNLMFQYPEIYKTGIAIAAVGNQLTYDNIYQERYMGLPEENREDFVKGSPITYAKNLRGNLLYIHGTGDDNVHYQNAEMLLNELIKYDKIFQFMAYPNRTHGISEGEGTRRHLSTLYTNYLKEHCAPGAR
- a CDS encoding VIT1/CCC1 transporter family protein, translating into MSENIKTIRSTGWKTDFIIGFPEGLLLLFFTTFLSHDLNITIQRFYTINTLIWLVGSVLVMITAFYANKGDTQHDVGTLSAEERQKLEDLEIGHHIIADIASEMEKDANDWENTLQEEQVQVTHFNLGRALLSAVITGIFFLVGGILPLLPYLKNENFYRAAQNSVTFCFVLMIVFSFIKSKMTSQPALPVILRNIGYTSAVYFGAWIMAMIFR